One part of the Streptomyces lydicus genome encodes these proteins:
- a CDS encoding metal ABC transporter ATP-binding protein, protein MVCRHGRLEAVRGVDLEVRAGERIALTGTNGSGKTTLLRAVLGLHRQADGEIVVGGRGCRSAAEWAWRRRACGWIPQRPAAGRFPLLARELLASSGDLAEARHAAERLGVGALTDRPVSSLSGGQLQRMHLARAVGCVAAGAGVLLADEPTAALDFAGQEEAAELLTALPVTLLVVTHDRAMAGRCDRTLEMAAGRLREVA, encoded by the coding sequence GGCCGGCTGGAGGCGGTCCGTGGAGTCGATCTGGAGGTACGGGCCGGTGAGCGGATCGCGCTGACCGGCACCAACGGATCGGGAAAGACGACGCTGTTGCGGGCGGTGCTCGGTCTGCACCGGCAGGCCGACGGGGAGATCGTCGTCGGCGGCCGGGGCTGCCGCAGCGCCGCCGAATGGGCGTGGCGGCGGCGGGCGTGCGGATGGATTCCGCAACGGCCGGCCGCCGGACGCTTCCCGCTCCTCGCGAGGGAGCTGCTGGCGAGCAGCGGTGACCTCGCCGAGGCCCGGCACGCGGCCGAGCGGCTCGGCGTGGGCGCCCTGACCGACCGGCCGGTGAGCAGCCTCTCGGGCGGCCAGTTGCAGCGCATGCACCTGGCGCGCGCGGTGGGCTGCGTGGCGGCGGGGGCAGGTGTGCTGCTGGCGGACGAGCCGACCGCGGCGCTGGACTTCGCCGGGCAGGAGGAGGCCGCCGAACTCCTCACCGCACTTCCGGTGACGCTGCTGGTGGTGACGCACGACCGGGCGATGGCCGGGCGCTGCGACCGGACACTGGAGATGGCGGCCGGCCGGCTGCGGGAGGTCGCGTGA